A genome region from Triticum aestivum cultivar Chinese Spring chromosome 2B, IWGSC CS RefSeq v2.1, whole genome shotgun sequence includes the following:
- the LOC123047649 gene encoding uncharacterized protein: MSIQLQSPPPKRLLGDRSRERSIPTALVVPPIPFPFLVFFSFSGKPSRPPIPFPLSIPSSTAAALLPPPRRGASRAPRGQRGSRARTSAAREVANTARRRARTSAVRSKCSSSQYGEAQRLHGLREVQGRKQPIRRAVPVRRPYGLRGVLDLAPTPPTRAGPPPGRRPHPHHQAPQRRPRLGVASEDFQGAAQGWRFWQLCSDDAVRAQLARFQHEEEDDLTGSSTTCLFCFSVASYSINTEHYARKSAAAIVQESNYCMNSEHLQRNCCSFGSMPEAGLTDSPLFLHPQHVQINTEAPCRSQRLAKYNTTTSF, encoded by the exons ATGTCGATCCA GCTTCAAAGTCCTCCTCCGAAACGACTCCTTGGCGATCGATCGCGGGAGCGATCGATTCCGACCGCGCTCGTCGTTCCACCTATTCCCTTTCCGTTtctagtttttttttccttttctggaaAGCCCAGTCGTCCGCCTATTCCCTTTCCCCTTTCCATCCCCTCCTCCACTGCAGCTGCCCTGCTGCCCCCTCCTCGGCGAGGCGCCTCACGAGCGCCGCGAGGTCAGCGCGGGAGCCGCGCCCGCACGAGCGCCGCGAGGGAGGTGGCCAATACGGCGAGGCGCCGCGCCCGCACGAGCGCCGTGAGATCAAAGTGCAGCAGCAGCCAATACGGCGAGGCGCAGCGACTGCACGGGCTCCGCGAGGTCCAGGGGCGGAAGCAGCCAATACGGCGAGCGGTGCCTGTCCGGCGACCATACGGCCTCCGCGGCGTGCTCGACCTTGCTCCTACGCCTCCTACCCGGGCTGGACCTCCCCCCGGGCGTCGTCCCCACCCGCATCACCAAGCTCCCCAACGGCGTCCGCGACTCGGCGTCGCCTCCGAGGATTTCCAG GGAGCAGCACAGGGATGGCGATTTTGGCAGCTCTGCTCTGATGATGCCGTCAGAGCACAGCTTGCTCGTTTTCAGCATGAGGAAGAAGATGATTTGACAGGGAGCAGCACAACTTGCTTGTTTTGTTTCTCTGTAGCAAGTTATTCTATAAATACTGAACACTATGCAAGGAAATCAGCAGCTGCCATTGTTCAAGAAT CAAATTATTGTATGAATTCTGAACATTTGCAAAGAAACTGTTGCTCCTTTGGATCGATGCCGGAGGCGGGACTGACTGACTCACCGCTGTTTCTTCATCCGCAACACGTTCAGATTAACACCGAGGCTCCCTGCCGTTCACAGCGTCTTGCCAAGTACAATACTACAACCAG CTTCTGA